TGCAAAGGAGGTCGATTCGTACCACGTGCAAAACTGACCCGGCAACGATTCGAGCCCCATCTGGTTGCCAAGACGCAATCCGTTGCCAAGTTGGGGCCTAGTTGAGCCAATGCCAACCGTGAGGGGCCTCCCGGCACCGCGCGGAAGGAAGCCCCCGGGGCGGACTGACCGACGTCCCGGGCTTTGCGGCGAGGGGCCCTTTGGCCCCTCGGTGACGAGAGCGAGACCCGCATGTCGGACGAATCCAAGAAGAACTCCCCAGTTGGACCCGGGATCCCTCCCGTGACGATCGAGGAGCTCCCGCAGGTGCTCCCGATCCTCCCCCTGCGGAACTCCGTCTTCTTCCCCGGTGGGGTGCTCCCTCTGGCAGTGGGGCGCCAGAAGACCATCGCGCTGATCAAGGACGCCGTCCGGGACGATCAGGTCATCGGCGTCGTCACCCAGCGTCGCGCCGAGGAGGAGGATCCCGGCGCCGCCGACCTCCACTCCGTGGGGACCGTGGCGCGGATCGTGAAGCTCCTGAAGATGGGCGAGGACAACTACTCACTCGTCGTCCAGGGGATCTCCCGCTTCCGCATCACCGAGCTCATCCAGGAGGCCCCCTACCTCAAGGCCCGCGTGGAGCCGGTGGAGGAGGCCAAGCCCGGCGAGGACGTCGAGGTCGAGGCCCTCGCCATCAACCTGAAGAAGCTCGCCCGCGAGGTGATCGAGCTGATGCCCGAGCTCCCGGCCGCCGCCGGCGAGCTGGTGGAGTCGATCACCCACCCCGGGCACCTGGCGGACCTCATCGCGGCCAACGTCGAGGTGTCCATCGAGGAGAAGCAGCAGGTCCTCGAGACCGTCGACCTCAAGGCCCGGATGAAGCTCGTCCTCGAGCTCCTCAACCGCAAGCGCGAGGTGCTCAAGCTCTCGAGCAAGATCGACAGCCAGGTCAAGGGCGAGATGTCCAAGACCCAGCGCGAGTACTACCTGCGCCAGCAGCTCAAGGCGATCAAGGAGGAGCTCGGCGATCTCACCGACGAGGAGGAGGAGGATCTCGACGAGCTGGCCGAGCGCCTCAAGAAGGCCGGCCTGCCCCCGGACGTGGAGAAGGTCGCCAACAAGGAGATGAGCCGGCTCAAGACCATCCCGGCGGCGAGCTCCGAGTACACGGTGGCCCGCACCTACCTCGAGTGGCTCGCCGACGTCCCCTGGTCGAAGAAGACCGAGGACAACCTCGACATCGAGAACGCGCGCCAGGTCCTCGACACCGATCACTACGGCATCGAGAAGGTGAAGAAGCGGATCCTCGAGTACCTCGCCGTCCGCAAGCTGAAGAACGACATGCGAGGGCCGATCCTCTGCCTCGTCGGCCCTCCCGGCGTAGGCAAGACCTCCCTCGGCCAGTCCATCGCACGCTCGATCGGTCGCAAGTTCGTCCGCCTCAGCCTCGGCGGCGTCCGCGACGAGGCGGAGATCCGCGGCCACCGGCGCACCTACGTCGGCGCCCTCCCCGGCCGGATCATCCAGTCCATGAAGAAGGCCGGCACCGTGAACCCGGTGATGATGCTCGACGAGATCGACAAGCTGGGCGCCGACTTCCGCGGCGATCCCAGCGCGGCCCTCCTCGAGGTCCTCGACCCCGAGCAGAACAACACCTTCAGCGACCACTACATCGACGTCCCGTACGACCTCTCGAAGATCCTCTTCATCGCCACGGCCAACCAGCTCGAGCCCATCCCGCCGCCTCTGCGCGACCGCATGGAGATCATCGAGCTGCCCGGCTACACCTTCGACGAGAAGGAGCACATCGCCCGCGGCCACCTGATTGGCAAGCAGCTCAAGGAGCACGGCATCTCCACCGAGATGCTCGAGATCACGGAGCGCGGCCTTGCGAAGACCATCGTGGGCTACACGCGGGAGGCTGGTGTCCGCAACCTGGAGCGGCGGATCGCCGACCTCTGCCGCGCCGTCGCGGTGGAGGTCGCCAGCGGGCGGACCGAGAAGCGCCTCATCGACGAGGAGGACGTCTCGGTCATCCTCGGCCCCGAGAAGTTCTACAACGAGGTCGCCGAGCGGACCGAGGTCTCCGGCGTCGCCACCGGCCTCGCCTGGACGCCCTCCGGCGGCGACATCCTCTTCATCGAGGCCACCAAGATGCCCGGCAAGGGGAGCCTCACGCTCACCGGCCAGCTCGGCGACGTGATGAAGGAGTCCGCCCAGGCCGCCCTCTCCTACGTGCGCGGCAAGAGCCGCTCCCTCGGCCTCGAGGCCAACTTCCTCGAGAAGATGGACCTCCACGTCCACTTCCCGGCCGGCGCGATCCCGAAGGACGGCCCCTCGGCCGGCGTGACCATCGTCACCGCCCTCGTCTCCCTGCTCACGGGGATCCAGGCCCGCGGCGACACCGCCATGACCGGCGAGATCACCCTGCGCGGCCAGGTGCTCCCCGTCGGCGGCATCAAGGAGAAGGTCCTCGCCGCCCACCGCGCCGGCATCAAGCGCGTGGTCCTGCCGGAGCGCAACCGCAAGGACGTGGTCGACGTCCCCGACCAGGCCCGCGAGGAGCTCGAGTTCCACTTCGTCGGCAGCCTCGACGAGGTCCTCAAGGCCACCCTCGACAGCTCGCCCTTCGGCGCTCCCGCCGCAGACGAGCTCCCTGGCGAGAAGCCCGGCGCTCCCGAAGCCCGGGCCTGACCGCCAACGGTCGCAAACAGGGGCTGCCCACATCACGGGCGGCCCCTTCGTGTACCCAGCCGCCGGGATCACGCCCGTGGCTCCTATGTCCCTCCGCGGCGCCGCCGCGACGTCCTCGAGGCACCGCGTGCTAGCGTGCCGCCATGGGCCCTCTCGCGCTTTCGATTCGAAGAGCACGGCAGGAGGACGCGCCGCTGCTCGCGGCAGCGGAGCGGGCGATCGCGCGCGTTCCGGGGCGGCTCGCGTCTAGGCCCGACGAAATCGACGACGACGCGTTTCGAAGGATGATCGTCGACCTCAACGAGCGCGGCCGCGGCACCTATCTCGTCGCCGAATGCGGGGGCGTGGTCGTCGGGCACGCGTTCTTGGAGCCACTCCCTCTCGCAGCGACATCGCACGTCGTCCGCCTGACGATCGCCGTTCACGAAGGCCATCAACGCCGCGGCGTCGGTCGAGCCCTGATGGACGAGCTCTCGAGCTGGGCCCGAGCGAATCCGCGCGTCGAGAAAATCGAGCTGCAGGTGCGCTCGGCGAACGATCGCGCGATCGCGCTCTATCGATCCCTCGGCTTCGTCGAAGAGGGCCGCAAGACCAGACGGCTGAAGCTCGGTCCGAACGAGTACCTCGACGATATCTACATGGCGCTCTGGGTCGGTCCGTAGAGCGTCGAGCGGATCAGCGGGCCGCTTTCTCGAGGCGCTGGAGGGCCGCGCGGATCTCGAGGTTGGAGGGCTCGGCCCACGCACCGCGCTTCCAGGCGGCAGCGGCGGCGTCGAGCTGTCCGCGCGCCTCGAAGCGCGTGCCCTCTTCCAGCCAGGCCTGGGCGAGGCTTCGGCGCACCGACCGGGTCGCGACCGACGAGATCCCGGGGGGCAGGATTCGGCGCTCTTCCTCGATGGCGACGGTCCACTGGGCGTGCGCTTCGGTGAGACGGCCCGCCAGGAAGGCGGTCTGCCCGTCCTTGAACTTTCCGCCGATGAGCGTGATGCCAGCGGCGAGGCTCTGGAGCGCGCGGTCGTCGGCTCGAGGTTCGATGCCGGCCTTTCGCAGCTTGCGGAGGGCGTCCAGGGCGGCGTCGACCTTTCCGTCGAGGACGAAGAGGCCGACGGCGGTCGCCACGCCAGGCTCGGGATACGCCTGCTCGAGGGCCTCGGCGGCGAGCGCGCGGACTTTCTGGCGTGCCTCCGCCCAGCCGCGGGCCTCGGCGTCCCTTCCGCGGCGGGACGAAGCCGCGGTTCCAGTGGTGCAGGACTCTTTCTGCGCTCGCCCTCCGTCGGCCACTCCCTCGGCGCAAGCGCCCGCCCCTGCCGCGTGCTCGATCGCCGCCTGCGCCCGGCGCCTCGCGATCCGGGCCTCGTCATGGAAGGGATCGAGATCGAGGAGGGCCTGGGCCTCTGCCGACGCCTCGGTCCAGGACTCCCGATCGAGGAAGGCGCGCAGGTGAACCTCGTGGCGGCGGCGGGTCGCGTCGCGCACCCGCCACTCGGACGCTACGGATGATCCGCTCCGCTCCGGCTGTACCGGCGGCGGCTCCGTTCGGCAGGCTGCGACGACGGCCGCGGCGGCGATCGCGAGGGCGATTCCGGCGACGGCCGTGGCAATCCGCGCGGCCGCGCGAGAGGCAAGGATTCGCACGATGGGCAAGCCGTTGGCAGATGCGTTCTCCGGCGCGCGCATGGCCTACTCCTCCCGGAAGAGGTCCGCTGTGACGGCCATCCCCCGCCGCGACAGATCCTCGCAGAACTTGGGAATGAAGCCCGAGGCGACGTGGCGGCCCACGACCCGCCCTTCCGCGTCGTAGCCCTGCTGGTCCCACGCGAAGATCTCCTGGAGGGTGACGATGTCGCCCTCCATGCCGGTGAGCTCGGTGATGCTGGTCACCCGTCGTGAACCATCCGAGCACCGCGTCTGCTGCACGATGAGGTCGACCGCGCTCGCGACTTGCTCCCGGATGGCCCTCACCGGCAGGTCCATCCCAGACATCAGGCACATCGTCTCCAGCCGGGAGAGGGCGTCCCTCGGCGTGTTCGCGTGGAGGGTGGTGAGCGAGCCGTCGTGCCCCGTGTTCATCGCCTGGAGCATGTCGAGCGCCTCTCCCGCGCGGCATTCGCCGACCACGATCCGATCCGGACGCATGCGGAGGCAGTTCTTCACGAGCTCGCGAATGGTGATCGCGCCCTTCCCTTCCAGGTTGGGCGGGCGCGACTCGAGCTGCACCCAGTGGGCCTGACGGATCTGCAGCTCCGCCGCGTCCTCGACGGTGACGATCCGCTCGCCCTCGGGGATGAACGACGTCAGCACGTTGAGGAGCGTGGTCTTTCCGGATCCCGTGCCGCCGGAGATCACGATGTTCTTCTTGGCGAGGACCGCGATCTCGAGGAGGCGAGCCATCCTCTCGGTCATGGAGCCGAAGCGGACCAGGTCGGGCGCGGTGAGCTTCTCGCGCTTGAACTTCCGGATGGTGATGCACGGCCCCTTGAGGGCAAGCGGGGGGATCACCGCGTGGACCCGGGAGCCGTCCTTGAGCCGCGCGTCCACCAGGGGGGACGACTCGTCGATGCGCCTGCCGATCGGCGCGACGATCCGCTCGATCACGGCGAGGACCGCCCGGTTGGAGGAGAAGGTCTTCTCGCAAGGGACGATCCGGCCGTGCTTCTCCACGAAGATCTGGTCGGCGTGGTTGACCATCACCTCGCTGATCTCGTCGTCGGCGAGGAGCTCCTCGAGGGGCCCGAGGCCGAGCACTTCGTCGATCACGTCGGCGAGGAGCTGCCGGCGATCGCCGATCGACTCGAGCCTCCCCTGGGCGCCGAGGTCGGCGAGGATTCCCTCGAGTGCCTTCTCGCTTCGGGCGCGGAGCTGATCGTCGCCGAGCTTGTCGAGGTCGAGGCGCCGCAGGTCTAGCGCCTCGATGAGCCGGTCGTGGAGCTCCTTGCGAAGCGCCGCTCGATCCTCTCCGCGGTTCGCGGGTGCCGCTGGTCGACGCCCGTCTGTCTGGCCGGGAGCCCGCTCCAAGGCCGGCGAAGGCGGATCGCCCCCCGCTCGCCCCGACTTCTGCGACGCCGGAGAGGGCGCGGCCGTCCTTGTTTCGCCCGCCTCCTTCGCGCCGGGAACATCGGTGTCGCGCCCGAGCGACAGCCGGTACGTGCCGATCCCGAGCTCATCGCCGACGCCGAGCTCTCGTGGCCCGGCGAGGCGGCTGCCGTTCAGGAAGGTGCCGTTCGTGGACCCCAGATCCTCGACCTCCCAAGCGCTTCCGCGGGCCCGGAGCCGGGCGTGGCGCTTCGAGACGTCGCTGCCAGCGAGCACCAGGCCGCAGCCCTCCCCCCTGCCGATGGTCAGCGAGCTCCCGGCGAGCTCCAGTCGCCGCGTACCGCCACCTGCATCCGTGATCTTCAGCGTGTCGGCCATCGTCGTCTCCTAGTCGAGGAGCTGGAGCTTCACGTCGCTCTCGGCCTTGCGGTAGCTGTCCTGGCCGTCCTCGATCATCCGCTGGACCTGCTGGCTGGCGGGGTTCACCACCGTCGGCGTGACGAAGATCACGAGCTCGCGCTCGACGTCGTCGATGGTCCGCTGCTTGAACAGCTCGCCGATGATCGGAACGCTCCCCAGCCCCGGGACCTTCGAGACCACCTTCTGCTGATCGCGGCTGAACACGCCCGAGAGCACGATGGTCTCGCCGTTGCGCACCGTGACGTTGGTCTTCACCGATCGGCTGCGAAAGCCCGGGACGGCGACGGTTCCGCCGACGGAGACGGCGACCGAGCGATCGATCTCGGAGACCTCCGCCTCGATCTCGGTCCGGACGTTCCCGAAGCGATCGGCCGTGGGACGGATGCGCAGGATGATCCCGTACTTGTGGTAGACGACCGTCGCGCTGCTCTGGGTGATGAGCGGGACCGGCACCTCGCCGCCCGCCAGGAACTCGGCCTGATCGCCCGACGCGCAGACCAGCGTGGGCCGGGCCAGCAGCCGGCCGTCGCCCTGATCGAGCGCGAGGCGCAGCGAGCCCTGCGCGTTCGCCACGAGGCTGGTCGCGAGGGTCCCGGTCGCGTCGGTGAGGCCCGGGAGCCCCGAGGTGCCCACGGCCGCTACGTCGACCTCGGCGCTCACGTCGGTCGGAAGCCGCAGGCCGAAGTTGAGGAGCTGGCTGCTGCGGACCTCGACGAACTGGACCTCCGAGAGGACCATCCGCTTCACACCCACCGTGAGCATGTTCTCGACCTTCTCGCCGTAGGCCTTCGCGATGAGCTCGGCCTTCCGAAGGTCCGGCTCCGACTCGACGGATCCCTCTAGGAAGATCGTGGAGCCCACCACCTGGGCGGAGGCGCCGCGGAGTCCGTGCTGGACGAAGGCGTCGTTGAGCCGGCCCGCGACCTGGCGCCGCGCCTCCGGCGAGAGCTTCACGAAGGAGCGGGCCGTCGGGTAGACCGCCACCACCTCCTCGGCCCGGCGAAAGTCGTCCGCCGTGAGGGCCTCGCCGTCGAGGAGCACGCGATCGCCGACGGCGTGGACGACGATCCCTTCCACGTCCCCGAGGAGACGGCGGACCTCGTCGGCTGTCTCGTCGACCGAAACGCTCCGGACCACGATGTTGTAGCTGTCGCGGGTACCGTTCGAGCGCCAGACGAGGAGCGTGGTCCTCCCGACCTGGCCGCCGAGGATCAGCATCTGGCTCGAGCCCAGGGGCTTCACGTCGGCCACGTTGGGGTCGCCGACGGCGATCCGGCTGACGCCTCCCGGCACGGAGAGGACCTTCTGCGTGCCGACGCCGAGGTGGAGGGTCTGCTCGGCTGCGAGCGCTCCGGCCGCAGGAGCGAGGAGGCAGAGCACGAGGGCGATGCGGGCCAGAGGAGAGCTCACCACCCGCCTCCGACGAAGAGCGAGGCCACCGTCCCCGCGACGATCGCGACTCCGTAGGGGAGCCACGCTGTCCGCTCGCCCAGCTCAGCGCCGCCTCGGCGAATGCGCAGCGCCCGGAGGAGCAGGAACCAGACGTTGCGGATGGTCTCACCCAGCGTGCCCGCCTGAATCACCACGGCGAAGGCCAGGAGACCGCCGGCGATCGCCGTGAGGAGGAGCGCGCCGAGGATCCGCTCCCAGCCCAGGATGGCGCCGACCGCGCCGGCGAGCTTGACGTCCCCCATCCCCATTCCGCCCGTCCACGCCGGGAGCAGGAAGGCGGCGAGGCCGACCGCGGCGCCGACGAGGCCGCTCGCGAGACCCAGCGGCGAGTCCCATCCGGCGAGGAGGAGACGCGCCGCCAGAGCGAGCCCGATCGTCGGCAGGGTCACGACGTCGAGGATCTTCCGCGAGCGCAGGTCGGTCGCGAGAGAGACCGAGAGGCAGAACGCGAGGAGAGCGTAGAGGATCGAGGGGGCTGCGCCGGGGGCCATGTTCGACTCCGAGCTACCGTGATTGATCTCGATTGATCACGGTGAGCAGGAAGCGGGCCAGGCGTGCAAAGCCTCGAAATTACGGGGTATCGTCCTTTGCCAAGGAGGCGGGGCCGGCGGAGCTGCGGGCCCCTGGCCCGAGCCGCGGGCCGCCTGGAGGCGGCCTCATCGGGCGCGCAGGCGCTACTGGAGGACCTTGAACGCGCCGTCTGCGGGCGTCACCGCCTCGGGAAAGAAGCCCAACACCGTGTCCGCGCCGCTGTAGGCGACGAAGATCTTCCAGGTGGGGCTGGCGCCGTCGCTGAGCATGAACGGCGTCATCGCTGCCGCAATCAGCCGATTTGGAATCGGCGCGGCACGGAAGAAGGCGAAGCCACTCGAGGTCGACCAGGCGAAGATCGTCCCCCTCGCGACCGAGCCCGGGGGCGGCGGCGTGAACGCGAAGAGCAGATCGCTCGCAGCGAAGGCGCTCGAGGTCTGGGCGTCGGATGCCCGCCCAACGAAGCCGGTCACGGAGCCCGTGAGGGTCCAGGGGAGCGCCTTGGGCGGCAGGATGTCCAGGCGAAGCCCTGCCGCCGCGCACCCGTCCGGATTGACGAGCCCCGCGGGGTGGAGATCAACCACGAGGGAACGGCCGTCCGGCGCGACCCCGGTGATGGGGAAACCGTCGCAGACCAGCGTGCCGGTGATCCGGGGAACCAGGCGATCCGCGAGGAGGGGATCGCTGGAGGCGACGAGCGGAATCGGAGAGAGGAAGGTCACGGCCGAGCCCACGGGAAGCGCGAACGTGCCGGTGACGAGGTCCTCGATGCTGCCGACGTCGTCGAATCCCGGGAGCGGGTTCTCGAAGGCCCCCTCCCAGGTCTCGTTCAGCGGCCGCGCGCCCGGGGGCAGCGTCACGCTGGGGACCGCGGCCGCCCCGGTGCCGCGACGGGAGCCGGCCCGAAGGGTCGGAGTGGTGATGGCGGGGCCCTTCTGCACCGAGCTCAGCAGGAAGACGGGATCCGGCGCGGCTCGGGCCCCGGTGCCCTCGAGGAAGGTGCCGAGACCGCCGGCGAGGTAGGTGATCTCCCCATCGGTGGAGTTGAAGAGCGTGAGCTCCGGCAGGCCGATGGCTGCCACGTGGTTCCCATCGGCGTTGAGCGTGGCGGCGTTGAAAGCGTTCACCACGGTGAAGGTCCCGTTGATCGCGATCACGCCGAGCTGCGCTCCAGGGAGCTGGAAGGCCGCGGGGCCCCCCGTCGTCGCGTCGACCGCGAGGGTGCCGGGCTGGCCCGGAACGCCGCCGAGGTCCACCACGGCGACGTTGGGGCAGAGCATCGTCCCGGCGCAGAAGGAGGGCTCGAGCACCACGAAGAGCCGCCCCGAGCGCTGGGCGCAGGGATCGGCCACGAGGGCCGCTTCGAGCGCCGGCGTCAGCGCGGGCGAGGGAGCGAACGCCACGGCCCGCGCGGCGGCGACGCGCTCCTCGATGGAGCCGTCGGGGAGCGTCACCGGCACGCGCAGCTCGATGCGCTCGGCCTCGCTCACCGGGTCCAGCGAGATCGCGCCGTCCGCGGCGATCCGCGCCTTGGTGAGCCAGACGCCGGGGACGTGGTCCGGCGAGAGGTTCGCGTCGGCGATCGCCACGGTGCGGCAATCGAGATCCACGCCCGGAATGGGCGCCTGGGTCCCCGGCGGATCGAGGGCGATGCCCGCGGGAAAGATCCCTGGGAGGTCGATGGTCGTGGCGATGGACGGCAACGGCTCGGTGCTCGTGCTCGTCACTAGGTGTGGAGGACGAATCGCGACGAGGCTCCCGCCGTCCCCGTCCGGCGAGAGGCCGGCGAGGAGGAAGTGGTCGGCGAGGGCGCCGCCCTCCGCGAAGCCGAAGGCGCCGGTGAAGGCGACGCCGGCAGTGGGAACGGTGTCGACGGCGATCGTGATCGGGAAGCCGTCGGGGCCGTCCACGCTCCGGGGCCCGAAGGCCCCGGGGGGGACCTCCGTGTCGACGAAGCCGACCTCGGCGGCCGAGCCGGAGACCACGAAGACGAAGCGCCGCGCGGCCTCGACCTCGATCGGCGTGTTCACCGTGGGGATGGAGAGCGGAAAGAGCGCCGCCGGCCCGACCAGGAACTCGCTCGTGCCCACGTCGACGACCTTGAGGTCGTTGCTGCCCTGGTTGGCGATGAAGAGGCGACCGCTGGGCTCGTGGGCCGCCAGCGACACGGGAGTGTCGAGGTTGCCGAAGGAGGCGATGATGGTCTCGCCGCAGCCTGCGGCGGCGACGATGGCGAGGGTCGCGAGGATGCGGCGCATCAGAACGCCCCTTCCTGGACGCGGCCCAGGCGCGCGACCACGCGGGCGCTCTCCGGGCGGAAGAGCTCGAGGAGATCCACTACCCCGATCGTCCCCTGGGAGAACGACGGCGTGTAGATCCGCACCCCCGCCCCGTTCGGCCGGACGGCGAGCTCGGAGGGCGTTCCGCCCAGGCCGGTGACGAAGCCTGCGAGGACGCCGACGCGCATGTCGAAGAAGGCAATCCCGTCCGTGGTCGTAACGGCGACCAGGTCGCTGGGGCTGCCGTCCGGGAGCGTCCGCGGGATGGTGACGACGGAGTTGGGTCCGATCGGCGACGGGATCTGGTCCGCGGTGGCGAAGCGGGGGGTCTCGCCGGTCGCAGGCGGGAGCTCGGGGCACGCGGCGCCGGGCGGCACCACGGTCCCCTCGGGGAGGATGCAGCCATCGGTTGGGAGCGAGGG
The Vulgatibacter incomptus DNA segment above includes these coding regions:
- the lon gene encoding endopeptidase La produces the protein MSDESKKNSPVGPGIPPVTIEELPQVLPILPLRNSVFFPGGVLPLAVGRQKTIALIKDAVRDDQVIGVVTQRRAEEEDPGAADLHSVGTVARIVKLLKMGEDNYSLVVQGISRFRITELIQEAPYLKARVEPVEEAKPGEDVEVEALAINLKKLAREVIELMPELPAAAGELVESITHPGHLADLIAANVEVSIEEKQQVLETVDLKARMKLVLELLNRKREVLKLSSKIDSQVKGEMSKTQREYYLRQQLKAIKEELGDLTDEEEEDLDELAERLKKAGLPPDVEKVANKEMSRLKTIPAASSEYTVARTYLEWLADVPWSKKTEDNLDIENARQVLDTDHYGIEKVKKRILEYLAVRKLKNDMRGPILCLVGPPGVGKTSLGQSIARSIGRKFVRLSLGGVRDEAEIRGHRRTYVGALPGRIIQSMKKAGTVNPVMMLDEIDKLGADFRGDPSAALLEVLDPEQNNTFSDHYIDVPYDLSKILFIATANQLEPIPPPLRDRMEIIELPGYTFDEKEHIARGHLIGKQLKEHGISTEMLEITERGLAKTIVGYTREAGVRNLERRIADLCRAVAVEVASGRTEKRLIDEEDVSVILGPEKFYNEVAERTEVSGVATGLAWTPSGGDILFIEATKMPGKGSLTLTGQLGDVMKESAQAALSYVRGKSRSLGLEANFLEKMDLHVHFPAGAIPKDGPSAGVTIVTALVSLLTGIQARGDTAMTGEITLRGQVLPVGGIKEKVLAAHRAGIKRVVLPERNRKDVVDVPDQAREELEFHFVGSLDEVLKATLDSSPFGAPAADELPGEKPGAPEARA
- a CDS encoding GNAT family N-acetyltransferase; translated protein: MGPLALSIRRARQEDAPLLAAAERAIARVPGRLASRPDEIDDDAFRRMIVDLNERGRGTYLVAECGGVVVGHAFLEPLPLAATSHVVRLTIAVHEGHQRRGVGRALMDELSSWARANPRVEKIELQVRSANDRAIALYRSLGFVEEGRKTRRLKLGPNEYLDDIYMALWVGP
- a CDS encoding ATPase, T2SS/T4P/T4SS family is translated as MADTLKITDAGGGTRRLELAGSSLTIGRGEGCGLVLAGSDVSKRHARLRARGSAWEVEDLGSTNGTFLNGSRLAGPRELGVGDELGIGTYRLSLGRDTDVPGAKEAGETRTAAPSPASQKSGRAGGDPPSPALERAPGQTDGRRPAAPANRGEDRAALRKELHDRLIEALDLRRLDLDKLGDDQLRARSEKALEGILADLGAQGRLESIGDRRQLLADVIDEVLGLGPLEELLADDEISEVMVNHADQIFVEKHGRIVPCEKTFSSNRAVLAVIERIVAPIGRRIDESSPLVDARLKDGSRVHAVIPPLALKGPCITIRKFKREKLTAPDLVRFGSMTERMARLLEIAVLAKKNIVISGGTGSGKTTLLNVLTSFIPEGERIVTVEDAAELQIRQAHWVQLESRPPNLEGKGAITIRELVKNCLRMRPDRIVVGECRAGEALDMLQAMNTGHDGSLTTLHANTPRDALSRLETMCLMSGMDLPVRAIREQVASAVDLIVQQTRCSDGSRRVTSITELTGMEGDIVTLQEIFAWDQQGYDAEGRVVGRHVASGFIPKFCEDLSRRGMAVTADLFREE
- a CDS encoding type II and III secretion system protein family protein; translated protein: MSSPLARIALVLCLLAPAAGALAAEQTLHLGVGTQKVLSVPGGVSRIAVGDPNVADVKPLGSSQMLILGGQVGRTTLLVWRSNGTRDSYNIVVRSVSVDETADEVRRLLGDVEGIVVHAVGDRVLLDGEALTADDFRRAEEVVAVYPTARSFVKLSPEARRQVAGRLNDAFVQHGLRGASAQVVGSTIFLEGSVESEPDLRKAELIAKAYGEKVENMLTVGVKRMVLSEVQFVEVRSSQLLNFGLRLPTDVSAEVDVAAVGTSGLPGLTDATGTLATSLVANAQGSLRLALDQGDGRLLARPTLVCASGDQAEFLAGGEVPVPLITQSSATVVYHKYGIILRIRPTADRFGNVRTEIEAEVSEIDRSVAVSVGGTVAVPGFRSRSVKTNVTVRNGETIVLSGVFSRDQQKVVSKVPGLGSVPIIGELFKQRTIDDVERELVIFVTPTVVNPASQQVQRMIEDGQDSYRKAESDVKLQLLD
- a CDS encoding A24 family peptidase; its protein translation is MAPGAAPSILYALLAFCLSVSLATDLRSRKILDVVTLPTIGLALAARLLLAGWDSPLGLASGLVGAAVGLAAFLLPAWTGGMGMGDVKLAGAVGAILGWERILGALLLTAIAGGLLAFAVVIQAGTLGETIRNVWFLLLRALRIRRGGAELGERTAWLPYGVAIVAGTVASLFVGGGW